A single window of Rubripirellula lacrimiformis DNA harbors:
- a CDS encoding DUF58 domain-containing protein has protein sequence MNEIFQRSIEDHVQWQSQWPWLVLAFLAAPLLVAAWKLRIYPSMAWVGLLAVSLVVSVVAIFIPGFLVIAAMVDVGLVIIAAIDFALLYTLTNRGVEVRRSIPKTCSLGVTVDSELTVENRSGMALIGQVRDDLPEHFTSSPEHHALRLPTRGLMTARRKLTPGRRGAFELRNVYLNFSSLCRLWKRHLVLPLAQPLNVYPDMKQLSDYALLARTNRLSLIGVRKTRRIGQDSEFERLRDYSRDDNYRHIDWRSTARRRKLTVRQFQSDQSQRVIFLLDCGRMMTNQRDGYSLLDHALNSTLMMAYVALSQGDSVGMLCFSDEIHSYIPPAGGKSQMNRLIHAGFDQFPRLVESRYDQAFLYLSTHCKRRSLVVLATNVIDEVNAGAVVDYLGNINGQHLPLGVLLRDREMFDAADSPGGDSFSMYRSAAAADILLWRDQVLKDLEHRGVLIVDAFPDELTAPLVNQYLEIKAKHLL, from the coding sequence ATGAACGAAATTTTCCAGCGGTCTATCGAAGACCATGTCCAGTGGCAGAGCCAGTGGCCGTGGTTGGTGCTGGCATTTCTGGCCGCGCCGTTGCTGGTCGCGGCTTGGAAACTGCGGATCTATCCATCGATGGCGTGGGTTGGTTTGTTGGCCGTGTCGTTGGTCGTCAGTGTGGTGGCGATCTTCATTCCCGGATTTTTGGTCATTGCCGCGATGGTCGATGTCGGGCTAGTGATCATCGCCGCCATCGACTTTGCGTTGCTTTACACGTTGACCAATCGTGGCGTCGAAGTCCGGCGTTCGATCCCCAAGACCTGTTCGTTGGGGGTGACCGTCGACAGTGAATTGACGGTGGAAAACCGATCGGGAATGGCGTTGATCGGCCAGGTTCGTGACGACCTGCCGGAACACTTCACGTCGTCGCCGGAACATCACGCACTGCGTCTGCCGACGCGAGGGCTGATGACCGCACGGCGGAAGCTAACACCGGGACGTCGCGGTGCGTTCGAATTACGGAACGTCTACTTGAACTTTTCAAGTCTGTGCCGATTGTGGAAACGACATTTGGTGCTGCCGCTGGCCCAACCATTGAATGTCTATCCGGACATGAAACAACTGTCCGACTATGCCCTGCTGGCGCGTACCAACCGGCTTAGTTTGATCGGTGTTCGTAAGACACGCCGGATTGGTCAGGACAGTGAATTTGAACGGCTGCGTGACTATAGCCGTGACGACAATTACCGGCACATCGATTGGCGCAGCACCGCGCGGCGACGCAAACTAACGGTTCGCCAGTTTCAAAGTGACCAGAGTCAGCGTGTGATCTTTCTGCTCGATTGCGGGCGGATGATGACCAACCAACGTGATGGGTATTCGTTGTTGGATCACGCTTTGAATTCGACTTTGATGATGGCCTATGTTGCACTGTCGCAGGGCGATTCGGTGGGCATGCTGTGTTTTTCCGACGAAATTCATTCCTACATTCCGCCGGCGGGTGGCAAAAGTCAGATGAATCGGTTGATCCATGCCGGGTTCGACCAGTTTCCTCGGTTAGTCGAATCTCGCTACGACCAAGCGTTTTTGTACCTGTCGACCCATTGCAAGCGACGTTCGTTGGTCGTGTTGGCAACCAATGTGATCGACGAGGTCAACGCGGGAGCGGTGGTGGATTATCTTGGCAACATCAACGGCCAGCATCTTCCGCTTGGGGTACTGCTGCGTGACCGCGAAATGTTCGACGCCGCGGATTCGCCCGGTGGAGATTCATTTTCGATGTATCGATCGGCCGCCGCCGCAGACATTCTGCTGTGGCGTGACCAGGTATTGAAAGATTTGGAGCACCGTGGTGTGTTGATTGTGGACGCTTTCCCCGATGAACTGACCGCCCCGCTGGTGAATCAGTATCTGGAAATCAAAGCCAAACACTTGTTGTAA
- a CDS encoding aldehyde dehydrogenase family protein: MSATISSAPSEIKITETQCFIGGNWVPAVSGKTFATINPATEQEIAQVAEGDAADVDAAAKAAREAFENGPWRTMDARDRGRLMYLLADRMEAEIDALAALETLDNGKPLKDSRNVDLPLAIDCLRYYAGYADKIHGSTIPIRGNHFCYTRREPIGVAGQIIPWNFPILMTAWKWGPALAAGCTIVMKPAEQTPLTCLRMAQLAKEVGIPDGVINVVPGFGPTAGAAVVKHPQIDKIAFTGEHRTAQIITRDSADTLKRLTFELGGKSPNVIFADADLDAAAMGAYVGLFLNQGQCCCAGSRVFVESSKHDEFIEKLQALTARRKVGDPFAADTEQGPQVDQAQFDKILSYIDKGKKEGADCISGGNRVGDKGYFIEPTIFDNVRDDMSIATDEIFGPVLSVLTFDDKDDIIQRANNTFFGLAAAVWTRDISVAHEFAARVRAGTIWVNCYDVFDAAAPFGGFKMSGYGRELGEEGLKAYTENKTVTIAL; the protein is encoded by the coding sequence ATGTCTGCGACGATTTCATCCGCCCCATCCGAAATCAAAATTACCGAAACCCAGTGCTTCATCGGTGGTAATTGGGTGCCGGCCGTCAGCGGGAAAACGTTTGCGACGATCAACCCCGCGACGGAACAGGAGATCGCGCAAGTCGCCGAAGGGGACGCCGCGGACGTCGATGCGGCAGCCAAGGCCGCACGCGAAGCCTTCGAAAACGGTCCCTGGCGGACGATGGATGCCCGCGATCGAGGCCGGTTGATGTACCTGTTGGCCGATCGGATGGAAGCGGAAATTGACGCTTTGGCAGCGCTGGAAACGCTCGATAACGGCAAGCCGTTAAAAGACAGTCGCAACGTGGATCTGCCATTGGCGATCGATTGTCTGCGTTACTACGCCGGCTATGCCGACAAGATTCACGGCAGCACGATTCCCATTCGTGGCAACCACTTCTGTTACACCCGCCGGGAACCGATCGGTGTGGCCGGTCAGATCATCCCCTGGAATTTTCCGATTCTGATGACGGCTTGGAAATGGGGGCCGGCGCTGGCCGCCGGTTGCACGATCGTGATGAAGCCGGCCGAACAAACGCCGCTGACCTGTTTGCGAATGGCCCAATTGGCCAAAGAGGTTGGCATTCCCGACGGCGTCATCAATGTCGTTCCCGGCTTCGGTCCAACGGCCGGCGCCGCAGTGGTCAAACATCCGCAGATCGACAAGATCGCATTCACCGGCGAACATCGAACGGCTCAGATCATCACCCGCGATTCAGCCGACACGCTGAAACGATTGACGTTTGAATTGGGCGGCAAAAGCCCCAATGTGATCTTTGCCGATGCCGACTTGGATGCGGCTGCCATGGGCGCCTATGTGGGACTGTTCCTGAACCAAGGGCAATGTTGTTGTGCAGGCAGCCGAGTGTTCGTCGAATCCAGCAAGCATGACGAGTTCATCGAAAAGCTGCAGGCACTGACGGCCCGGCGAAAGGTTGGTGATCCGTTCGCTGCCGATACCGAACAAGGCCCACAGGTGGATCAGGCTCAATTCGATAAGATTTTGTCGTACATCGATAAGGGCAAAAAAGAGGGAGCCGATTGCATCAGCGGGGGCAATCGCGTCGGCGACAAAGGTTACTTCATCGAACCGACGATCTTTGACAACGTTCGCGACGATATGTCGATCGCAACGGACGAGATCTTTGGACCGGTACTAAGTGTGCTGACCTTTGATGACAAAGACGACATCATCCAACGAGCCAACAATACGTTCTTTGGACTAGCGGCCGCCGTTTGGACACGCGACATCTCGGTGGCGCACGAATTTGCCGCACGCGTCCGAGCCGGAACCATTTGGGTCAATTGCTACGACGTGTTCGACGCCGCGGCCCCTTTCGGAGGGTTCAAAATGAGCGGGTATGGCCGGGAACTAGGCGAAGAAGGACTGAAGGCGTACACCGAAAACAAAACCGTCACGATCGCGCTGTAG
- a CDS encoding carbon starvation CstA family protein, producing the protein MSTLLIAVGSMVAYWIAYHTYGRWLARKIFRLDPSAVVPSVELNDDCDFVPTDKSVLFGHHFTSIAGTGPIVGPAIAVMWGWLPALVWVLLGSILVGAVHDFGALVVSIRSKGQTVGDVAGRVLNRRVRMLFLLILFMALTIVLAIFGLVIAAVFKQYPASIIPCLVQIPIAVAIGTWLHRRNVALLLPSLIALVAMYLTLVFGNDGILGSINNAMAGWSVITWVLLLLVYSYVASVLPVWLLLQPRDYINSLQLITALGLVVVGLVYAGLFGGAPIVDGGDRIPLEIVAPMLRADPVGAPAVIPFLFITIACGACSGFHCLVSSGTSSKQIKSESDAQFVGYGSMLTEGFLAVIVILACVAGLGLGATAVGGTEMVTGSDAYMARYATWASASGLGAKVGAFVDGSANFLRAISVPSQIAVAIMGVLVASFAGTTLDTACRLQRYVVQELAATFVGDPAADSRSGGLSLNPLVWLTNKHGATIFAVSLGLVIAALPAPNTPVSFTQAIAGDLPADFVQSAVDLPAAASAGGIAGAGWWLTTFAGKGGLILWPLFGATNQLLAGLAFLVISFFLWRRGVPVWFIVIPMIFMLIVPAWAMLSELPGWFAADHPNWVVIIVGMSTLVLEAWMLVEAVILWPKVKGILESPAIAKKRST; encoded by the coding sequence ATGAGCACACTGTTGATCGCTGTTGGTTCGATGGTCGCTTACTGGATCGCCTATCACACCTACGGTCGATGGTTGGCGCGGAAGATCTTCCGGCTCGATCCGTCCGCCGTGGTGCCCAGTGTGGAATTAAATGACGATTGCGACTTCGTACCCACCGACAAATCGGTGCTTTTCGGGCACCACTTCACGTCCATCGCCGGTACCGGTCCGATCGTCGGCCCCGCGATTGCCGTCATGTGGGGCTGGTTACCGGCCCTGGTTTGGGTGCTGCTGGGGTCGATCTTGGTCGGCGCGGTGCATGATTTTGGGGCCTTGGTGGTTTCGATTCGCAGCAAGGGGCAAACGGTCGGCGACGTGGCCGGCCGGGTGCTAAACCGCCGCGTGCGGATGCTGTTCCTGTTGATCCTGTTCATGGCGTTGACGATCGTGTTGGCGATTTTTGGACTCGTCATCGCCGCCGTCTTCAAACAGTACCCCGCATCGATCATCCCGTGTTTGGTCCAGATCCCGATCGCGGTTGCGATCGGTACCTGGTTGCACCGCAGGAACGTCGCCCTGCTGCTGCCATCGTTGATCGCGTTGGTCGCGATGTATTTGACGTTGGTGTTTGGGAACGACGGGATTTTGGGATCCATCAACAATGCGATGGCCGGTTGGTCGGTGATCACGTGGGTATTGTTGCTGTTGGTTTATTCCTACGTCGCATCGGTGTTGCCGGTGTGGTTGCTGTTGCAACCGCGTGATTACATCAATTCACTGCAGCTGATCACGGCACTCGGTTTGGTGGTGGTCGGGTTGGTCTACGCAGGTTTGTTCGGTGGTGCACCGATCGTCGATGGCGGTGACCGGATTCCGCTGGAAATCGTAGCCCCGATGTTGCGAGCCGATCCGGTTGGCGCACCGGCGGTGATTCCGTTCCTGTTCATCACGATCGCTTGCGGTGCGTGCAGTGGGTTCCATTGTCTGGTTTCCTCGGGCACGTCCAGTAAACAGATCAAGAGCGAATCGGACGCTCAGTTTGTCGGTTACGGTTCGATGCTGACCGAAGGCTTCTTGGCGGTGATCGTGATTCTGGCTTGCGTGGCCGGGTTGGGATTGGGGGCCACCGCGGTCGGGGGAACCGAAATGGTGACCGGCAGTGATGCCTACATGGCCCGTTATGCCACCTGGGCATCGGCCAGCGGCTTGGGGGCCAAAGTGGGCGCCTTTGTGGACGGTTCGGCCAATTTCCTGCGAGCGATCTCGGTGCCATCGCAAATCGCGGTGGCGATCATGGGCGTCTTGGTGGCATCGTTTGCCGGAACAACCTTGGACACTGCCTGCCGATTGCAACGCTATGTGGTTCAAGAATTAGCGGCGACCTTTGTCGGTGATCCAGCGGCCGATTCCCGCTCCGGCGGACTATCGCTGAACCCGTTGGTTTGGTTGACCAACAAACATGGCGCGACCATCTTCGCGGTCTCGCTGGGGCTGGTGATCGCTGCTTTGCCGGCGCCCAACACACCGGTTTCGTTTACCCAGGCCATCGCGGGCGATTTGCCGGCGGACTTTGTCCAATCCGCCGTGGATCTGCCCGCTGCGGCCAGCGCCGGCGGGATCGCCGGAGCCGGATGGTGGTTGACGACTTTCGCGGGCAAAGGTGGATTGATCCTATGGCCACTGTTCGGGGCCACCAATCAGTTGCTTGCCGGATTGGCGTTCCTGGTGATCTCGTTCTTCTTATGGCGACGCGGCGTGCCGGTGTGGTTCATCGTGATCCCGATGATTTTCATGCTGATCGTTCCAGCCTGGGCGATGCTGTCCGAGTTGCCCGGATGGTTCGCGGCCGATCATCCCAATTGGGTGGTGATCATCGTGGGCATGTCGACTCTCGTGTTAGAAGCCTGGATGCTGGTCGAAGCCGTCATCCTGTGGCCCAAAGTCAAAGGCATCTTGGAATCCCCGGCCATCGCAAAGAAACGATCGACCTAA
- a CDS encoding arylsulfatase, translated as MLCVCRFACLSLLFLSGLCVAQERRPNFIFVLSDDVAQGDLGCYGQELIQTPRLDQMAAEGTRYMQAYCGTSVCAPSRSTFMTGLHSGHCPVRGNYELAPEGQFPLPDETVTIAEVAKQADYATATFGKWGMGFFDTTGSPMKQGVDHFFGYNCQRHAHSYFPRYLHNDDQAFPLPGNDGNTVGETYAQELIQNDMLAWVRSNAEQPFMMFYAVTLPHGRHEIDDYGIYADKPWTDKQKAYAAQVTRLDSDMGEMFDLLKELKIDDDTLVVFSGDNGSSFSPQSDMGKLFDQASNGLRGYKRGLYEGALRQAAIAWWPGHVPAGRVDNQPWAFWDLMPTFVEVSGATTPAGYETDGVSLLDYFEGAEAPKRDYFYWELHEGKPIRAARWGDWKAVQNGVDQPIEIYDLATDRSESSNIAGQHPDQVKRAKAIFAEAHRPDPNWPMTGKPAERIEHGNAAWKATRQRLQKTVAPVAP; from the coding sequence GTGTTGTGTGTTTGTCGATTTGCCTGTTTGTCGTTGCTGTTTTTGTCCGGCCTTTGCGTGGCCCAGGAACGGCGACCCAACTTCATTTTTGTCCTAAGCGATGACGTCGCACAGGGCGATCTCGGGTGCTACGGACAGGAATTGATTCAAACGCCGCGTTTGGACCAGATGGCGGCTGAAGGGACTCGGTACATGCAGGCCTACTGTGGGACCAGTGTCTGTGCCCCCAGTCGGTCAACGTTCATGACGGGGCTGCACAGCGGGCATTGCCCGGTTCGCGGCAATTACGAATTGGCACCCGAAGGTCAATTTCCGCTGCCGGACGAAACGGTCACGATCGCCGAAGTTGCCAAGCAAGCAGACTATGCGACCGCCACGTTCGGCAAATGGGGAATGGGGTTCTTTGATACCACCGGCAGCCCGATGAAACAGGGCGTCGACCATTTCTTTGGTTACAACTGCCAACGCCACGCCCACAGCTACTTTCCTCGCTATCTGCATAACGACGATCAGGCCTTTCCACTTCCTGGCAATGATGGCAACACGGTTGGCGAAACCTACGCCCAAGAACTGATTCAGAACGACATGTTGGCGTGGGTTCGAAGCAACGCCGAACAGCCCTTCATGATGTTCTATGCGGTGACGTTGCCACATGGTCGGCACGAGATCGATGACTACGGGATCTATGCCGATAAGCCATGGACCGACAAACAGAAAGCCTATGCCGCGCAGGTCACACGGTTGGATTCCGACATGGGCGAAATGTTTGATCTGCTAAAAGAACTGAAGATCGATGACGATACGTTGGTTGTCTTTAGCGGCGACAATGGTTCATCGTTCAGTCCGCAATCGGACATGGGGAAACTGTTTGATCAGGCCAGCAACGGGCTTCGCGGATACAAGCGTGGGCTCTATGAAGGTGCCCTGCGTCAGGCCGCGATCGCGTGGTGGCCAGGGCATGTGCCGGCCGGGCGAGTGGATAATCAACCGTGGGCGTTCTGGGATCTGATGCCGACCTTTGTCGAAGTGTCGGGGGCGACGACGCCGGCCGGATACGAAACCGATGGTGTTTCGCTGCTGGACTATTTCGAAGGGGCCGAGGCGCCCAAACGTGATTACTTCTATTGGGAACTGCACGAAGGCAAGCCCATCCGCGCCGCTCGTTGGGGCGACTGGAAAGCGGTCCAAAACGGCGTCGATCAGCCGATCGAAATTTATGACCTGGCCACCGATCGCAGCGAGTCGTCGAACATCGCCGGTCAACACCCGGATCAAGTCAAACGAGCCAAGGCGATCTTTGCCGAAGCCCATCGCCCGGATCCCAACTGGCCAATGACGGGCAAGCCAGCCGAACGGATCGAGCACGGAAACGCCGCCTGGAAAGCCACCCGCCAACGGCTCCAAAAAACCGTCGCCCCAGTCGCTCCCTAA
- a CDS encoding metallophosphoesterase, with protein sequence MRTSLTLILLFVTATARADEPIADAANDRFAQAANRTFAAFDSPHEQTWQSPFFFMQLADTQYGMFTGNKGFEQEAALVQRTVQHINRLRPRFVIVCGDLTNATPKQDRYQDQVAQYRRDFSKVDADIPLVCVCGNHDLGNRPTPESIASYQSHFGDDYFSFWVGGVCNIVMNSSVLKDPSGAPGVYADQQAWLQQQLVAAKDAQAKHILVFQHHPLFLTQEDEPDEYFNIPLERRTPLLAQLKQAGVRAVFAGHYHRNAYGTAGAMEMITTGPVGRPLGKDPSGLRIVVVNEAGIQHQYWGLDDVPAKVDLSTTSNPK encoded by the coding sequence ATGCGGACCTCCCTCACTCTGATCCTGCTTTTTGTCACTGCGACGGCGCGAGCCGATGAGCCCATTGCGGATGCAGCGAACGACCGTTTTGCACAGGCCGCGAATCGGACCTTTGCGGCATTCGATTCACCGCACGAACAGACGTGGCAAAGCCCGTTCTTCTTCATGCAACTGGCTGATACTCAATACGGCATGTTCACCGGGAACAAGGGTTTCGAACAGGAAGCCGCTCTGGTGCAGCGCACCGTCCAGCACATCAATCGGCTGCGTCCTCGGTTTGTGATCGTTTGTGGTGACCTGACCAACGCGACTCCCAAACAGGATCGTTATCAAGATCAGGTGGCACAGTACCGCCGCGACTTTTCCAAAGTGGACGCTGATATTCCGTTGGTATGCGTCTGTGGGAACCACGATCTGGGGAACCGCCCCACGCCCGAATCGATCGCCAGTTATCAATCCCATTTTGGCGATGACTATTTTTCGTTTTGGGTCGGTGGCGTTTGCAACATCGTGATGAATTCCAGTGTGCTGAAAGATCCCAGCGGCGCGCCGGGAGTGTATGCCGACCAGCAGGCGTGGCTGCAGCAGCAGTTGGTTGCCGCGAAAGATGCGCAGGCCAAACATATCCTGGTGTTCCAGCATCACCCGCTGTTTCTGACGCAGGAAGACGAACCGGATGAATACTTCAACATCCCGTTGGAACGCAGGACGCCGCTACTGGCGCAGTTGAAACAGGCGGGAGTCCGGGCCGTGTTCGCTGGCCACTACCATCGAAACGCCTACGGGACCGCGGGAGCGATGGAAATGATCACCACCGGACCCGTCGGCCGGCCGCTGGGCAAAGACCCATCTGGCTTGCGGATCGTGGTTGTGAATGAAGCTGGAATTCAACACCAATACTGGGGACTCGACGATGTGCCCGCGAAAGTGGACCTGTCGACGACTTCCAACCCAAAATGA
- a CDS encoding thiamine-phosphate kinase, with the protein MEQSFLAYLRGRCRSLPQVSVGIGDDAAVIEPVVGQQIACVDQIIDGVDFLSDQHSLGDVGFKSMAINLSDVAAMGAVPTSALVTLALPKSNATRIAGEVYEGIFEAATQFKVAIAGGDLSTYDGPLAISVTLLGHVPAGGAWLRSGAGEGEAILVTGPVGGSIRGRHMRPNPRVELAAKLRELVQVTAAIDISDGLSLDLDRLLAKSDVGCELKIDTIPIHDDAIELSKTSGRTPFQHAWSDGEDFELIVTMSQSDADKVLATDVGATLTQIGTTTSRTGLWKLENGRHERLSPQGYVH; encoded by the coding sequence ATGGAACAGTCCTTTCTCGCCTACCTGCGTGGCCGCTGCCGTTCGCTGCCGCAAGTTTCCGTGGGCATTGGCGACGATGCAGCCGTGATCGAGCCCGTCGTGGGCCAACAGATTGCCTGTGTCGATCAGATCATCGACGGTGTGGATTTCCTGTCCGACCAGCACTCGCTAGGCGATGTTGGATTCAAGTCGATGGCGATCAACCTTAGCGACGTTGCGGCGATGGGAGCGGTGCCGACGTCGGCGTTGGTCACGTTGGCCTTGCCAAAGTCCAACGCGACGCGGATTGCTGGCGAAGTCTACGAAGGCATTTTCGAGGCTGCCACCCAATTCAAAGTTGCGATCGCGGGCGGCGATCTGTCGACCTACGATGGCCCCCTTGCGATCAGCGTCACGCTGCTAGGCCATGTGCCGGCCGGCGGAGCTTGGCTGCGAAGCGGCGCCGGCGAAGGCGAAGCGATTCTGGTGACCGGCCCGGTCGGCGGCAGTATCCGTGGTCGCCACATGCGTCCCAACCCGCGAGTCGAACTGGCCGCCAAACTTCGCGAACTGGTTCAAGTGACCGCCGCGATCGACATCAGTGATGGGCTGTCACTGGACCTGGATCGGCTGTTGGCCAAAAGTGACGTCGGTTGCGAACTGAAGATCGATACGATCCCGATTCACGACGACGCGATCGAACTGTCGAAAACCTCTGGACGCACTCCATTCCAGCACGCCTGGAGCGACGGCGAAGACTTTGAATTGATCGTCACGATGAGCCAATCGGACGCTGACAAAGTGTTGGCCACCGACGTAGGTGCCACACTGACTCAGATCGGTACGACTACCAGCCGTACCGGGCTGTGGAAACTGGAAAACGGTCGCCACGAACGGCTGTCACCCCAAGGCTACGTTCACTAA
- a CDS encoding FAD-dependent oxidoreductase: MSETIEKTIIIGSGPAGWSAAIYAARANLNPVVYEGTYKPEMIPLGQLAFTTEVENYAGFPAGNVRAFVESAVSKDRHYNLPPAPAGHEKDGQPHYAVQGTELMELMKQQALNFGTRVISDDIESVDFAEAGPHTLKPASGEPVKAHTVIIATGARANYLGLPSEEEYKNKGVSACAVCDGALPIYRSRPLAVVGAGDSAVEEATYLANLKDAATIYMIVRRDEMRASKVMQDRAKNHPKIEILWNSVVSEVVGDGKLVTGVKIASTVDDSTRDLEVGGMFVAIGHTPNTAFLGGAVDMNESGYIQWAKPFRTNTNIRAVFAAGDVADDYYRQAITSAGTGCMAALDAERYLAEQE, translated from the coding sequence GTGTCGGAAACTATCGAAAAGACAATCATCATCGGCAGCGGTCCTGCCGGCTGGTCCGCCGCCATCTACGCCGCTCGTGCCAACTTGAACCCCGTCGTGTACGAGGGGACTTACAAGCCTGAAATGATCCCGTTGGGCCAGTTGGCATTCACGACCGAAGTCGAAAACTACGCTGGCTTTCCAGCCGGAAACGTTCGCGCATTCGTCGAATCGGCCGTCAGCAAAGACCGCCACTACAACCTGCCCCCCGCACCGGCGGGCCACGAAAAAGATGGTCAGCCACATTACGCGGTGCAGGGCACCGAGCTGATGGAACTGATGAAACAGCAGGCGCTGAACTTCGGCACTCGCGTGATCAGCGACGACATCGAAAGCGTCGATTTCGCAGAAGCCGGCCCACACACGCTGAAACCCGCCTCGGGTGAACCCGTCAAAGCCCACACCGTGATCATCGCCACTGGCGCTCGAGCGAACTATCTGGGGCTGCCCTCGGAAGAGGAATACAAGAACAAGGGCGTCAGCGCCTGTGCGGTTTGCGACGGAGCGCTGCCGATCTATCGCAGTCGACCGTTGGCTGTCGTCGGTGCCGGTGACTCGGCCGTCGAAGAAGCCACCTACTTGGCCAACCTAAAAGACGCTGCCACGATCTACATGATCGTCCGCCGCGACGAAATGCGAGCGTCCAAGGTGATGCAGGACCGGGCAAAGAATCACCCGAAGATTGAGATCCTTTGGAACAGCGTCGTCAGCGAGGTCGTCGGTGACGGCAAGCTGGTCACGGGAGTAAAAATTGCCAGCACGGTCGACGATTCGACGCGGGACCTCGAAGTCGGCGGCATGTTTGTTGCCATCGGACACACGCCCAACACCGCGTTCCTGGGCGGTGCGGTCGACATGAACGAATCGGGCTACATCCAGTGGGCCAAACCGTTCCGCACCAACACCAACATTCGCGCCGTGTTTGCCGCCGGTGACGTTGCCGATGACTACTATCGCCAAGCGATCACGTCTGCCGGCACCGGTTGCATGGCAGCCCTGGATGCCGAACGCTATCTGGCCGAACAGGAATAA